Proteins encoded by one window of Paenibacillus urinalis:
- a CDS encoding extracellular solute-binding protein: protein MMILFKRKAWGRRLIAAGAGLLSIMLISGCNSGALKAELQVPAEEKLPISMMVPLHFPHPPSDEIMDRIEQLTHTELEINWITDGIYTDKLNTALTTNSMKKVTFVKHIDYPFIKNAIRTDAFWEIGSYIEEFPNLRYLDSGILEQTAVDGRIYGLYTERPSSRQGVIIREDWLDRLGLETPKTLDQLYEVMRAFTFSDPDGNGMDDTIGLADRNDLTYGAFKTLSSYFGTPNNWLVKGNTLIPEFETQAYLDTMNFMKKLVKEKLINQDFAVTSKDVQRDMIITGKAGVYIGSMTDVQRLYDETKVLNPDARFTLSNRIQGPAGYKVWSIPNYNGVFLFSKKAIETEAELKKILGFFDRTMDEDVANLMRYGIEGIHYTVQDGKVLLDEGTSILRVNEVNPLYTLMIADLSNPNVMPIAKQEALTALAEELSMDNEKFLVQDPTLHLESDTYAEKNVELETLISDATYHYILGNLDQEGFAREIDRWKQLGGEDIIQEYTSAYFK from the coding sequence ATGATGATTCTTTTTAAGCGAAAAGCATGGGGGAGACGCTTAATTGCGGCCGGAGCAGGCTTATTGTCCATCATGCTCATTAGTGGCTGCAATAGTGGAGCCCTTAAGGCGGAACTGCAAGTACCAGCAGAGGAGAAGCTTCCAATATCAATGATGGTCCCGCTCCATTTTCCCCATCCGCCGAGCGATGAAATCATGGATCGAATTGAGCAGCTTACTCATACGGAGCTGGAGATCAATTGGATCACAGACGGTATATACACAGATAAGCTGAACACGGCACTCACGACCAATTCCATGAAGAAAGTTACCTTCGTGAAGCATATTGATTATCCGTTTATCAAAAATGCGATACGAACGGATGCATTCTGGGAAATCGGCTCCTATATCGAAGAATTTCCGAATCTCAGATATTTGGATTCCGGTATACTTGAGCAGACGGCGGTGGATGGACGTATTTACGGATTATACACAGAGAGACCCTCTTCAAGACAAGGCGTCATCATTCGAGAAGATTGGCTTGATCGGCTGGGGCTTGAAACACCGAAAACATTAGACCAGCTGTACGAGGTTATGAGAGCGTTTACTTTTTCTGATCCGGACGGAAATGGCATGGATGATACGATTGGATTAGCAGATCGGAACGACCTCACCTATGGGGCTTTTAAGACACTATCTTCGTATTTTGGAACACCGAATAACTGGCTGGTCAAAGGAAACACATTGATTCCTGAGTTTGAGACCCAGGCCTACCTGGACACGATGAACTTCATGAAGAAGCTCGTTAAGGAAAAGCTGATCAATCAGGATTTTGCTGTCACTAGCAAGGATGTACAGAGAGATATGATCATTACAGGCAAAGCTGGTGTATATATTGGCAGCATGACAGATGTGCAGCGTTTGTATGATGAGACTAAGGTACTGAATCCAGACGCAAGATTCACGCTTTCGAATCGAATACAGGGGCCGGCAGGATATAAAGTGTGGTCTATACCGAATTATAACGGTGTTTTTTTATTTTCGAAGAAGGCCATAGAAACAGAAGCGGAGCTGAAAAAGATCCTAGGCTTTTTTGACAGAACGATGGATGAGGATGTAGCCAATTTAATGCGCTATGGTATTGAAGGTATACACTACACGGTTCAGGATGGCAAGGTGCTGCTCGATGAAGGAACATCAATTCTGCGGGTTAACGAAGTAAATCCGTTGTACACATTAATGATTGCGGATCTCAGCAACCCTAATGTAATGCCAATTGCGAAGCAGGAAGCATTAACTGCATTAGCAGAGGAATTGAGCATGGATAATGAGAAGTTCCTGGTTCAGGACCCGACGCTCCATCTGGAGTCTGATACGTATGCCGAAAAAAATGTGGAATTGGAAACATTGATATCCGATGCAACCTATCATTACATTTTGGGAAATCTTGATCAAGAAGGCTTCGCCCGTGAAATTGATCGATGGAAGCAACTGGGCGGAGAAGATATTATACAAGAATATACTTCTGCTTATTTCAAGTGA
- a CDS encoding helix-turn-helix domain-containing protein: MRWNALSFLSKITIFVLLLSTIPVIFIGVFAYVTSTQEIQRNVNSSKMQLILQINSNLEQKLVTVNHTLNQVVSSSVLKNALYSPLFVTDFKTYNDLRTEVRNMQSFETKLDDVVLINFNQNWMIKNSGLYRFDDYPLADEIQSLQNMKENSGWTLTPSKWFYSEENANGANCQYNISLVKKLPATGIEKSGLAIANIPSCELKDFIQKDGDSTEDIIILDANERILFHYNQELIGKSLAESGLRAEGRLEQPSGQFTTELSGQDYAVSYYRSELNDWTYLSATSIQSLTQKSSQIGTYTLLMCLALLLISVGMAFLGSRRIYSPIRRLLNELGLRPERNEFEHIGAEVSDLFQSKTRLEKELHQHIQQVRTFYLTRVFTGQFKSNELLHKLEQYGYGKQINEWRTMAVLTIQIDFTEQTRYEKKDLELLLFAVQNMLEELVSQKERLSPVIIDHTIVLLVGGEETDDTVFNAYLYSLTEDVQNHIDQVLDLSVSIGISLPVESFHGISMAYREGLEALRHRIKLGKGIVIQYQDLNDGKHYVNLSYPAQLENELIEAIKLADERKARDTFDQLLDGIFDLELLPHEYQIPITRLLNNLLLIMQESGISVHQIYHEKRSVFEDILKLDTVDEIRNWFWSKLILPTLGVFRNRQNTQYHHISEKIIDLVQNYYDTDLTLEECAHRLHYNANYLSSVFRKETGCSFSEYLTNYRFSMAKKWLTTSDMSIKDIATKLRYNNSQNFIRSFRKIEGVTPGQYREDRKAI; the protein is encoded by the coding sequence ATGCGCTGGAACGCTTTGAGCTTTTTAAGCAAAATAACGATCTTCGTCCTCCTGCTGAGCACGATTCCTGTCATTTTCATCGGTGTATTCGCTTATGTTACCTCTACTCAGGAGATACAGCGGAACGTCAACAGCAGTAAGATGCAGCTTATTTTGCAAATTAATTCCAATTTAGAGCAAAAGCTCGTGACTGTCAACCACACACTTAATCAGGTAGTCAGCTCCAGTGTGCTTAAAAACGCTCTTTATAGCCCACTTTTTGTAACCGATTTCAAAACCTATAATGATCTCCGCACTGAAGTCCGAAACATGCAGTCATTTGAAACCAAGCTCGATGATGTTGTACTCATCAATTTCAACCAAAATTGGATGATCAAAAACTCAGGTCTCTACCGTTTCGATGATTATCCCCTCGCCGATGAGATCCAGAGTCTTCAGAATATGAAGGAAAATTCAGGCTGGACTCTCACTCCATCGAAATGGTTTTATAGTGAGGAGAATGCGAACGGTGCCAACTGCCAGTACAATATCAGCCTGGTCAAAAAACTGCCGGCCACCGGGATCGAGAAATCTGGTCTTGCGATCGCCAATATCCCCTCCTGTGAGCTAAAGGACTTTATCCAAAAGGATGGTGACTCGACGGAAGACATTATTATCTTAGATGCCAATGAACGTATTCTGTTTCACTATAATCAGGAACTGATTGGCAAGTCCTTAGCTGAGAGTGGACTTCGTGCCGAAGGCAGACTCGAGCAGCCGTCCGGGCAGTTTACAACGGAACTCTCGGGCCAAGATTACGCGGTATCTTATTATCGTTCTGAGCTTAATGATTGGACCTACTTATCGGCAACCTCCATCCAGAGTCTTACTCAAAAATCATCACAAATTGGAACCTACACACTGCTGATGTGTCTGGCTTTGCTGCTTATTTCCGTTGGAATGGCCTTTCTTGGATCAAGACGCATTTATTCACCTATCCGGAGATTACTGAATGAGCTGGGGCTTAGACCAGAACGTAACGAATTTGAGCATATTGGAGCTGAAGTTTCTGACTTATTCCAGTCGAAGACTAGGCTTGAAAAGGAGCTGCATCAGCACATTCAGCAGGTTAGAACCTTCTATCTAACGAGAGTATTCACAGGTCAGTTTAAATCAAATGAGCTTCTTCACAAGCTCGAGCAATATGGTTATGGCAAACAAATCAACGAATGGCGCACGATGGCTGTCTTGACCATTCAGATTGATTTTACGGAGCAAACCCGATATGAGAAAAAGGATCTTGAGCTGTTATTGTTTGCCGTACAAAATATGCTGGAAGAGCTTGTCTCACAGAAAGAGCGTCTTAGTCCGGTCATTATCGACCATACCATCGTTCTGCTGGTTGGCGGTGAAGAAACGGATGATACCGTATTTAATGCTTATCTCTACTCTTTAACAGAGGATGTTCAAAACCATATTGATCAAGTGCTTGATCTATCAGTGAGTATCGGGATTAGCTTACCTGTGGAATCGTTCCACGGTATTTCTATGGCATATCGTGAGGGGCTCGAGGCACTCAGACATCGGATCAAGCTCGGTAAAGGCATCGTCATCCAGTATCAGGATCTAAATGACGGTAAGCACTATGTTAACCTGTCTTATCCAGCACAGCTGGAGAATGAGCTGATAGAGGCGATCAAGCTGGCAGATGAGCGCAAGGCCCGTGATACTTTTGATCAGCTGCTTGACGGTATCTTCGATCTTGAGCTGCTTCCCCATGAATACCAAATACCGATTACTCGGCTGCTTAATAATCTTCTGCTGATCATGCAAGAGTCAGGAATTAGTGTGCATCAAATCTATCATGAGAAACGCTCTGTCTTTGAAGATATTCTGAAGCTGGACACTGTTGATGAGATCCGTAATTGGTTCTGGTCCAAGCTTATTCTTCCTACTCTTGGTGTATTCCGTAATCGCCAGAATACTCAGTATCATCATATTTCTGAGAAGATCATTGACCTCGTGCAGAATTATTATGATACAGATCTTACGTTAGAGGAATGTGCCCATCGTCTTCATTACAATGCCAATTATCTTAGCAGTGTGTTTCGTAAAGAGACCGGCTGCTCGTTTAGCGAATATTTGACCAACTATCGTTTTAGTATGGCAAAAAAATGGCTGACAACGTCCGATATGTCCATCAAGGACATCGCTACCAAACTAAGGTACAACAATTCCCAAAACTTCATTCGCTCTTTCCGGAAAATAGAGGGCGTCACACCTGGACAATATCGGGAAGATAGAAAAGCAATCTAA
- a CDS encoding extracellular solute-binding protein: MKKRTFAMLSLLTSFSMVLSACGGGGDSSSGTPSEPGAAQGGEEASNQPAEITIMLPLNTAETPPDTIKNEVEKLTNTKLTYQFFPADTYEEKLTTSFATGSLPDVTYLKNQATFIQMKEAIRDGQFWEIGPYLSEFENLNKLKPLILENTKVDGKLYSLYIGRPLARQGLIYRKDWADKLGIEAPTNVDQFYNMLKAFKEQDPDGDGQDNTIGLTDRNDLVYGAFKTVASWYNVPNNWGEKDGQLQPDFTFPEYMETLDFFKKLHQEGLINQDFAATSKTDQVNLFTSGKAGAYVGAMSDINSLHKDLIKNAPDAVLDVESKIAGPTGEAATWAIPGYNNVILFPTSAIKDEAELKQVLAFFDKMMTPEVANLMYWGQEGVHYTVEDSKAKASEDQEKTEREVKGYKDSVIGEPETNGMYEGYHDLPGRIHAEELTVANEEIAVHDPTAALDSETYTTKGVELQTIITDATYKYIYGTLDQAGFEAAIEQWKKQGGEQIIQEFNEAYAAKK; encoded by the coding sequence ATGAAAAAAAGAACATTCGCCATGCTTAGTCTTTTAACGTCATTCAGTATGGTTCTATCTGCCTGTGGAGGCGGAGGTGACAGCAGCTCAGGAACTCCCAGCGAACCAGGGGCAGCTCAAGGGGGAGAAGAAGCATCCAATCAACCGGCAGAGATTACGATTATGCTTCCTCTAAACACTGCAGAAACTCCACCGGATACGATTAAAAATGAAGTGGAGAAGCTGACAAATACGAAGCTGACGTATCAATTTTTTCCGGCCGACACTTATGAAGAGAAATTAACGACCTCCTTTGCTACAGGTTCATTACCCGATGTCACTTACCTGAAGAATCAGGCCACATTCATTCAAATGAAGGAAGCCATTCGTGACGGACAGTTTTGGGAGATTGGTCCTTACTTAAGCGAATTTGAAAATTTAAATAAACTGAAACCACTCATTCTTGAGAATACAAAGGTGGATGGAAAGCTCTATTCATTATATATCGGCCGGCCATTAGCAAGGCAGGGGCTCATCTATCGTAAAGATTGGGCAGATAAGCTGGGCATTGAAGCACCAACCAATGTGGATCAATTCTACAATATGTTGAAAGCGTTTAAAGAGCAGGATCCGGACGGAGATGGTCAGGACAATACGATTGGACTGACCGACCGAAATGATTTGGTATATGGAGCCTTTAAGACGGTTGCTTCCTGGTACAACGTTCCGAATAACTGGGGGGAGAAGGATGGACAGCTCCAGCCAGATTTCACATTCCCTGAGTATATGGAAACCCTCGATTTCTTCAAGAAGCTTCATCAGGAAGGGCTGATCAATCAGGATTTTGCAGCTACGAGTAAAACAGATCAGGTTAACTTGTTCACGAGCGGTAAGGCAGGAGCTTATGTAGGGGCGATGTCGGATATTAACTCTCTTCACAAGGACCTGATCAAGAATGCGCCGGATGCTGTGCTGGATGTGGAGAGCAAAATTGCTGGACCTACCGGAGAAGCGGCAACCTGGGCAATTCCTGGTTATAACAATGTCATTTTGTTCCCAACTTCCGCGATCAAGGATGAAGCAGAGCTGAAGCAGGTGCTAGCCTTCTTTGACAAGATGATGACTCCTGAAGTGGCCAATTTAATGTACTGGGGACAGGAGGGTGTACATTATACCGTTGAAGACAGTAAGGCAAAAGCATCGGAGGATCAGGAAAAAACGGAACGTGAAGTCAAGGGCTACAAAGACAGTGTTATCGGGGAACCCGAAACCAATGGAATGTATGAAGGTTATCATGATCTGCCGGGCCGAATCCATGCAGAAGAGCTGACCGTGGCGAATGAGGAGATTGCCGTTCACGATCCTACGGCTGCGCTTGATTCTGAGACCTATACAACTAAAGGTGTAGAGCTGCAGACGATCATTACGGATGCGACTTACAAGTATATTTATGGAACCTTAGACCAAGCAGGATTTGAAGCTGCTATAGAGCAATGGAAGAAGCAAGGCGGGGAGCAGATTATTCAAGAATTTAATGAAGCGTACGCAGCCAAGAAGTAA